TGGTGCTGGTGCCGCTGATGGAGCGCGACCCGGAAACCGGCGAGCGCCTCGACTACGGCCGCTTCGCCACCCACCTCGAAGAGAAGATCCGCGCCCGCTACGCCAGCGAAGCGGTCGGCATCCGCATCGTCGGCTTCGCCAAGGTCATCGGCGAACTCATAGCCGGCGCCGTGCCCATCCTCGGCTACTTCCTGCTCACGCTGGCGCTCACCGCCGCGCTGCTGTTCTGGTATTCGCGCTGCCTGCGCAGCACCGTCACCACGCTGGCGTGCTGCCTGATCGCGGTGGTGTGGCAGCTCGGCCTCGTGCGCCTGCTCGGCTACGGGCTGGACCCCTACTCCATCCTGGTGCCCTTCCTCACCTTCGCCATCGGCATCAGCCACGCGGTGCAGAACATCAACGCCACCGCCAACGCGGTGCTGGACGGCGCCGGCAAGGTGGAGGCCGCCAAACGCTCCTTCCGCACCCTGTTCGTCGCCGGCACCGTGGCGCTGCTGTGCGACGCGGTCGGCTTCGCCACGCTGCTCGTCATCCGCATCGGCGTCATCCAGGAACTGGCGATCTCGGCCAGCATCGGCGTGGCGGTCATCATCTTCAGCAAGATGTTCCTGCTGCCGGTGCTGATGTCGTGGACCGGCGTCTCGCCCGCCGCGGTCGCCCACGCCCGCCGCCGCCGCGAGCACCTGCCCTGGCTGTGGCAGCAGGTGGCGCGCTGCGCCCGGCCGCGCCCCGCGCTGGTGGTGACGCTGGCCGGCGCCGCGCTGCTGGCGCTCGGCTACTGGGGCGCACGCGGCCTGCAGATCGGCGACCTCGACCCCGGCGCGCCCGAACTGCGCACCGACTCGCGCTACAACCGCGACGCCGCCTACCTCGTCGAGCACTACGCTACCAGCACCGACGTCTTCGTCGTCATGGCCGAGACCCCGCCGCAGGGCTGCCGCGACTACCAGGTGCTGGCCGGCATGGACCTGCTCGCCGCCGCGCTGGAACGCGTGCCCGGCGTGCAGCGCACGGTGTCGATGTCCGACTTCGCCTACCGCGTGCTCGCCGGCAACAACGAGGGCAACCCAAAGTGGTACGCCATCAGCCGCAACAAGTACGCGCTCGGCGGCGCCTTCCAGAAGACGCCCAAGGAATACATCGGCAACGGCTGCGCGATGACGCCCTTCGTGGTCTACCTGAACGACCACAAGGCCGCCACGCTGTCGGCGGTGATGTCCACGGTGCGCGACTTCGCCGCCCGCCACGACGCTGACAAGGTGCGTTTCACCCTGGTCGGCGGCAACGCCGGCATCGAAGCGGCCACCAACGAAGTCATCCGCGACGCCGAGCGCACCATGCTGATGCTGGTCTATGCCATCGTCGCGCTGCTGCTGCTGATCGAATTCCGCTCGCTGCGGGTGACGGTCTGCATCGTGGTGCCGCTCTACATCACCTCGGTGCTGTGCGAGGCCATCATGGCCTGGATGGGGCTGGGGGTGAAGGTCGCCACCCTGCCGGTGATCGCGCTCGGCGTCGGCATCGGCGTGGATTACGGCATCTACATCTACAACCGCCTGCAGTCCTACCTCGACCGCGGCCTGCCGCTGGCCGAAGCCTACCTGCTCACCGTGTCCACCACCGGCCGCGCGGTGGCCTTCACCGGCCTCACGCTGGCGGTGGGCGTGCTCACCTGGATCGGCTCGGCCATCAAGTTCCAGGCCGACATGGGCCTGCTGCTCACCTTCATGTTCCTGTGGAACATGGTCGGCGCCCTCGTCCTGCTGCCCGCGCTCGTCCGCCTGCTGCTGCCCGCCCCCAGGCCGGCGCCGGCCGACACCGCCGCCCCGCCCACGCCACCACTCCCCGAACCCCACCTTCGCCTTGCCGAACCGCACAGGAGCTGAACGCCATGAACCCGATCGAAACCCGTCTGATGGACCTCACCGGCCGCGTCGCGCTGGTCACCGGCGGCGCCTCCGGCATCGGCCGCGCCACCGCCCACGCGCTGGCCGCGCAGGGCGCCCGCGTCATCGTCGCCGACATCAACGAAACCGGCGGCTGGGAAACCGCCGACGCCATCGGCACGGCCGGCGGCTTCGTGCATCTGGACGTGACGGACGAGGCCGCCTGGTGCCGCGCGCTCGACTACGTCATCTCCACCGAAGGCCGGCTCGACATCCTCGCCAACGTCGCCGGCATCGGCCTCGGCGGCGACTTCGAGGACCTGGCGCTGGCCGACTGGAACCGCCTGATCGCGGTCAACGCCACCGGCCCCTTCCTCGGCTGCAAGCACGCCATCCGCGCCATGGCCGGCAGCGGCCGCCCCGGCGCCATCGTCAACGTCGGCTCCATCGCCGCCACCCACGCCGCGCCCGACCTCGCCGGCTACTGCGCCAGCAAGGGCGCGCTGCGCATGCTGAGCAAGTCGGTGGCGCTGTACTGCGCCCACAAGGGCTACCCGATCCGCTGCAACGCCATCCACCCCACCTACGTGGATAGCGAAATGCTGGACCCGATCGCGGCGCTGTACGGCAGCCGGGAGGCGATGGTGCAGGCGATGGCCAAGCTGGTGCCGGTGGGGAGGCTGGCAAAGCCGGCGGATATCGCGGCGGCGGTGGTGTTTCTGGCGTGCGATGCCGCGGGGATGGTGACCGGGACGGAGCTGTTCGTGGATGGCGGACAGACGGCGGGGATTGCGCCGTCGCATTTCGGGTGAGGCTGAAGAAAAGCCAGAAAGACCGGGCGCCTACATCCGCACGCAGGACCAGCATGCTTCCGGGCGACCGCAGGCGCCCCACCTCTTCAAGCGCCTTGGCGCCGGCTTGAATGACCGACTTCCACCCGGACAGGGGTGAGCTTTCGCCGTTTCCCGACGCTGCAGAAACATCCGGCCACATCCCCCGGCGAACACCGCGGGGCACGCCCGGTCGACTAAAAAAATACCGGCCATGCCTGAATCCGGCGACGGATCGGGCACCGGAAGCAGCCCGGTATGACAAACAAGGAGACGAGAATGCTGACGCACACGAACCACGTTCGGTCCGGTCATTCCTGGACCTTGGCACTACTGGCGGCGCTGAGCTTCGGCTTTGCAAGCCCCGCCCCAGCGGCGGATGACGACACAAGCACCTACGACAGGGACTCGGTCATCAAGGACGCCACCGAGTTCTTCGGCGAAATGACCGAGGGCCTCGCCAAGGTGATCGAGAAAGCCTTCAACGAGCAGGGGCGCCCCAACGGCTACATCAAGGGCGAGGAAATCGCCGGCGCCATAGGCGTCGGCCTGCGCTACGGCGACGGCACCCTGACGCTCAAGCAGGGCGGCTCGGCCAAGGTCTATTGGCAGGGCCCCTCGATCGGCTTCGACCTGGGCGCGAACGCCTCCAAGGTATTCATCCTGGTCTATAACCTGCCCAAGACGCAGGACATCTACCAGCGCTTCCCGGGCATCGATGGCAGCCTCTACTACGTGGCCGGCGCGGGCATCAACTACCAGCAACGCAACGACATCGTGCTGGCACCGATCCGCCTGGGTGTCGGGCTGCGCACCGGGGCGAGCGTTGGGTACATGCACTACACGCCGACTAAGACTTTGAATCCACTCTAGGGCGTGCTCCCGGTGGCTCCCTAGCGGTCGCGCCCTGGACCATCTCTGCAATCACGCCCGACAGACCGGGCATGGCCGTGGAGCATTGAGCTTTCGCATCGAGTGTCGGATTCTCGCCGGAACGGTCGTTTAGCTCCGACGGAGTGACTGACCGCGGTATGCGCTAGTACCGTCGCTTACTACGCTTCATGCCCGAACGATAGCTCTAACTCGGCTCGCGTCATAACGGACTGTCGGAACGCCACACAGGTCTGGCGCGAACTGGCGCTCTACCGCCCCAAGAGTAGCTATTGTAGCGCTCAGCACCATCTCACCCTTGCGACGCCTATCGCCGACGAGGGCATTTGTGCGGAGGAGCCAAGAAGTGCTACCGCTTGACATCTGCGAACCGCCAGACCTCAGGTCATTTGCATGATGGCCCGTTTCATCATAGAGTGCATGCCTTCATCAATAGCCCCTACTGATTGAACGGGGAATTCAAAAGGACAGAGATGGGCATTCCGATCATTGATTGGTTCGAAGATCCGATCAAATCATCAGTAAACTCGGTTTTTTCTGGGATTAATGCTCATTTTCAATCCCTGGATGTCATTAAGCAGTATCGCCTTTATCATTTCGAAATGCTTAAGCAGCAGGTAAGTGGCATTAAGATATTGGGGATGCAAAACCCGATGGATCTGAAAAATCTCTATTACCCCGCAAATGTATCGACCGATATACGCAGGCGGATTTATACTCCAGAATGGGCAACGTTAGACGGCTCAATTAGTACGGATTATGAAAATGCTGCAAATGAGCACATCGGAGGGGCAAGGTATTCGACCAAGGCCCATCGCGGAATGAATCGCAATAGGCAGATCGACAATGCGAAGACTCGTGAGCCGGGCGACGATTACATTGATAAAAATAACAGAGTCATCATCCTTGGTGGGCCAGGCGCGGGCAAAACAACGTTCCTAAAATTCATCGCACTGGCTTATTCAGATAGAGATATCTTCAAGAGAACAAATCTCAAGAAGACAACCCTTCCTATATATATCCATCTACCAAGTCTTGCACGGGAACCGGACAGCGTAATCGACTTTATATCTTCACCTCTCGTAAGCAGAACTGATGTTTATGCACATCAATTCTATAAGAGATTAATGGAGAAGGGGCTTTGTACAGTACTAATGGATTCATTGGATGAAGTTCCAACTGAAGCCAAACAAGCTCTAATCCAGAAAGTAAAATCGTTCGC
This DNA window, taken from Thauera sp. K11, encodes the following:
- a CDS encoding DUF1134 domain-containing protein, producing the protein MLTHTNHVRSGHSWTLALLAALSFGFASPAPAADDDTSTYDRDSVIKDATEFFGEMTEGLAKVIEKAFNEQGRPNGYIKGEEIAGAIGVGLRYGDGTLTLKQGGSAKVYWQGPSIGFDLGANASKVFILVYNLPKTQDIYQRFPGIDGSLYYVAGAGINYQQRNDIVLAPIRLGVGLRTGASVGYMHYTPTKTLNPL
- a CDS encoding efflux RND transporter permease subunit, yielding MSETTIRAPHGGLLKRLERRLEGALFRHRAVTVALFALLTVWLGWAALGLRPDASFEKMIPTRHPAIANYLAHEDNLRGLSNVVRVVVENRSGDIFDPAFQDVLRKVNDEVFYIPGVDRAGMRSLWTPNVMWGEVTAEGFEAGPVIPDGYDGSPRAIEQLRANVFRSGEVGTLVANDLRSALVLVPLMERDPETGERLDYGRFATHLEEKIRARYASEAVGIRIVGFAKVIGELIAGAVPILGYFLLTLALTAALLFWYSRCLRSTVTTLACCLIAVVWQLGLVRLLGYGLDPYSILVPFLTFAIGISHAVQNINATANAVLDGAGKVEAAKRSFRTLFVAGTVALLCDAVGFATLLVIRIGVIQELAISASIGVAVIIFSKMFLLPVLMSWTGVSPAAVAHARRRREHLPWLWQQVARCARPRPALVVTLAGAALLALGYWGARGLQIGDLDPGAPELRTDSRYNRDAAYLVEHYATSTDVFVVMAETPPQGCRDYQVLAGMDLLAAALERVPGVQRTVSMSDFAYRVLAGNNEGNPKWYAISRNKYALGGAFQKTPKEYIGNGCAMTPFVVYLNDHKAATLSAVMSTVRDFAARHDADKVRFTLVGGNAGIEAATNEVIRDAERTMLMLVYAIVALLLLIEFRSLRVTVCIVVPLYITSVLCEAIMAWMGLGVKVATLPVIALGVGIGVDYGIYIYNRLQSYLDRGLPLAEAYLLTVSTTGRAVAFTGLTLAVGVLTWIGSAIKFQADMGLLLTFMFLWNMVGALVLLPALVRLLLPAPRPAPADTAAPPTPPLPEPHLRLAEPHRS
- a CDS encoding SDR family NAD(P)-dependent oxidoreductase; this translates as MNPIETRLMDLTGRVALVTGGASGIGRATAHALAAQGARVIVADINETGGWETADAIGTAGGFVHLDVTDEAAWCRALDYVISTEGRLDILANVAGIGLGGDFEDLALADWNRLIAVNATGPFLGCKHAIRAMAGSGRPGAIVNVGSIAATHAAPDLAGYCASKGALRMLSKSVALYCAHKGYPIRCNAIHPTYVDSEMLDPIAALYGSREAMVQAMAKLVPVGRLAKPADIAAAVVFLACDAAGMVTGTELFVDGGQTAGIAPSHFG